The following is a genomic window from Anas acuta chromosome 3, bAnaAcu1.1, whole genome shotgun sequence.
ctcctgcagccgctccaactcctgtggctgtgtccgagaaacgagctgtagcagtgcaagttgaccctgcagagggcattccaacccctgtggcagaccctgtaacaaagtcagagaaacgagcagtagcagtgcaagctgcccctgtagagaaggtgaaaaaatggtatagagattcaggtcgtttagaacgcagagagtcttctgccaatccaggtaaggcttctgccaaaactaggtatagagatgacgaagatgacgacgacgctgggccatcaaggattcaggaggaggaagatgaggatgccgaaaaagcaacagtaactacccgaagcctaaacgaacgtgagctacgagatgtgcgaaaagattttggtcgctgtataggtgagcagcttgtcacctggctgctccggtgctgggactctggagccaattgtgtggaattagacggcagggaagccaagcggctgggatcccttgctcgagacgccggcattgacaaagcaattgcagatggagcacaatccaccagcctctggaggcgtctcctctcagctgtgagggaaaggtatcccttcaaggaagaacttttatgtctaccgggcaagtggaccactatggagaagggaatccagtacctgagggaattaggaagtgatttatgaggatccagacctcagagaaacatccaaagacccagatgaagtcaagtgtacacgacccatgtggcggaagtttgtacggagtgcaccatcatcatatgccagctcattggcaataatggcctggaaagaggatgaggaacccacagtggatgaagcggctaaacaactccggcagtacgaagaaagtctttcctcttccttacaggcctgcgtctcagctgtggagaaactttctgaagaggtccaccaacttaaagagaatctatcttccccccaacctgaaccaaccagtgtccaacgaccaaaagagaacacttgggagaaactttctgaaaaggttcaccaacttgaagagagattattctcctccgcacctgtacaaagcagtgtctcagctgtcaggggtaggcgttcacccacacaaggaagacgatatggtgggtactcaccccgtgccaccctgtggttttacttacgagaccatggagaggacatgagaaaatgggatggaaaatctactgcgaccctagaggcacgggtacgtgagttgcaaaagaaaacaatcaggaaaaagggattctctgaaaagtttgctgctccaacttccagcagacagtccttcaaacacagaaacgaagaagattctgaccaggattaggggggccctgcctccagccagggggaggaaagggacaatcgagtttattggactgtgtggattcgatggcctggcacatcacgcgcacagaagtataaggctttagtagacaccggtgcacaatgtactataatgccatcgagctataaaggaccagagcccatctatatttgtggagtgacagggggatctcagcagttgactgtattggaggctgaagtgagtctgactgggaatgagtgggaaaagcaccgcattgtgactggcccggatgctccatgtatccttggcatagactaccttagaagaggatattgcaaggacccaaaagggttccggtgggcttttggtatagctgccttagagacagaggacattaaacaattatctaccttgcctggtctctcagaggacccctctgttgtggggttgctgagggtcgaagaacagcaagtgccaatcgctaccacaactgtgcaccggcggcaatatcgcactaaccgagactccctgattcccatccataagctaattcgtcaattggagagccaaggagtgatcagcaagacccattcacctttcaagagtcccatatggccagtgcgaaagtctaatggcgagtggagactaacagtggactatcgtggactgaacgaagtcacgccaccactgagtgctgcagtgccggacatgctggaacttcagtatgaacttgagtcaaaggcagccaagtggtacgccacaattgatatcgctaatgcatttttctctatccctctagcagcagagtgcaggccacaatttgccttcacttggaggggagtccaatatacttggaatcggctgccccaggggtggaaacacagccctaccatttgccatggggtgatccagtctgcgctagagcagggggaagctcctgaacacctgcagtacatcgatgacatgattgtgtggggtgacacagcagaggaagttttcgagaaagggaagaaaatagtccaaatccttctgaaagccggttttgccataaaacaaaataaagtcaaaggacctgcacgagagatccagtttttaggaataaaatggcaagatggacgtcctcaaatcccaatggatgtgatcaacaaaataacagctatgtctccaccaactaacaaaaaagaaacacagactttcctaggtgttgtggggttttggagaatgcacgtcccaaattacagtctaattgtaaacccgctctaccaagtaacccgtaagaagaatgagtttgaatggggccctgaacagcgacaagcctttgaacaaatcaagcaggaaatagtccatgcagtagcccttgggccagttcgaacaggaccagatgtaaagaatgtgctctacactgcagccggggagaaccgccccacctggagcctctggcagaaagaacctggggaaactcgaggtcggcctctggggttttggagtcggggatacagaggatctgaggcccgctatactccaactgaaaaggagatattggcagcatatgaaggagttcgatctgcttcggaggtggtcggtactgaagcgcagctcctcctagcaccccgattgccagtactaggctggatgttcaagggaagggtcccctctacgcatcatgcaactgatgctacatggagcaagtgggttgcactgattactcagcgggctcgaataggaaaccccagtcgcccaggaatattggaagtgatcatggactggccagaaggcaaatactttgggatatcatcagaggaggaggtgggtcgtgctgaagaagccccactgtacaaccagttgccagagaatgagaagaaatatgccctgttcactgatgggtcctgtcgtattgtggggaagcatcggagatggaaggctgctgtatggagtcctacgcgacgagttgcagaagctgctgagggagaaggtgaatcgagtcagtttgcagaagtgaaagccattcagctggctttagacattgctgaacgagaaaaatggccagttctctatctctacaccgattcatggatggtagcaaatgccctgtggggatggttacagcaatggaagcaaaacaactggcagcgtaggggcaaacccatctgggctgctgcattgtggcaagatattgctgctcgggtagagaacctggctgtgaaagtacgccacgtagatgctcatgtgcccaagaatcgggctactgaagaacatcaaaacaaccagcaggtagatcaggctgctaagattgaagtagctcaggtggacctggattggcagcataaaggtgaattatttatagcccgatgggcccatgacacctcaggccatcaaggtagagatgcaacatacagatgggctcgtgatcgaggggtggacctgaccatggacgctatagcacaggttattcatgactgtgaaacatgtgctgcaatcaagcaagccaaacggtcaaagcctctttggtatggaggacggtggctgaaatataaatatggagaggcctggcagattgattacatcacactccctcaaactcgcaatggcaagcgccacgtacttacaatggtggaagcaaccaccggatggctggaaacatatcctgtgcctcatgccaccgcccggaacaccatcctgggccttgaaaagcaagtcctatggcgacatggcaccccagaaagaatagaatcagacaatgggactcacttccgaaacaacgttatagacacttgggccaaagaacatggtattgagtgggtgtatcacatcccctatcatgcaccagcctccgggaaagttgaacgatacaatggcctgttaaagactaccttgaaagcaatgggcgctgggacgttcaaaaactgggatacgcatttggcaaaggccacctggttagtcaatactaggggatctaccaaccgagctggacctgcccaatccaacctgttacgtactgtagatggggataaagttcctgtagtgcatgtaaaaaatatgctgggtaaaacagtctgggctactcctgcctcaggaaaaggcaaacctattcgtggaattgttttcgctcagggacctggatacacttggtgggtgatgcaaaagaacggagaggtccggtgtgtacctcaaggagatttaatactgggtgagaatagcccatgaactgaattgtaccatgttaattagtatattatactgtatgttatcactaccatgattactataggtgactaattagaatgtatggaaaagagtgtaacctgagcatgacataaatggtatggaataaggggtggatagatgtcctggtttcagttagaacagaattaattttcttcctagtagctggtggaatgctgtgttttggcttaggatgagaagagtgctgataacaccccgatgctttaattgttgcagagcagtgcttatactaagccaaggacatctcagccttttgctctgtcctgccaatgggcaggctgggggtgcagtaagagctgggaggggacagacccaggacaggtgacccaaactagccaaaggggtattccatcccatctggggtcatgctaaacaatatataggggtggctagccggggggagggggccggactgctcggggttaggctgggcatcggtcagcgagtggtgagcaatagcattgtgcatcactcgtttgtacatactattattactttcatattatcactattgtatcattattattattattgttattattatttttgttattattattttcctgtcttattaaactgtctttatctcaactcacgggtttcactttccatttctctcccccgtcccagagagggaggggggagggtgagcgaacggctgcgtggtgtttagctgccggccgggttaaaccacgacagcacCTGATGGTACCACACTGCAGCCAGCGCCAAGGGACATCTTGGGCCTCTTGGCTGCATTTTGGGGCGATGCCATCAGCAAGCAGCCTCGGCGTGGGTGGGCTGGGGCAGCCGCGCGGGTCGGGGAAAGCTCGGCCTGCCCGGAGCAGCCCCTTGACCAGTGTCTGCCAGCTCGTCCCTGGTGAACCGCACGCTGTGTGATGCCCACATGCAGAAGGGCCGCGCTTTCCGTGTGATCGTGGTGGACAGCCGGCCGCGGCTGGAGGGCCGGGAGACGCTGCGCCGGCTGGTGCGCAAGGGCATTCACTGCACCTATGTGATGATCAACGCCATTTCCTACGTGCTGCCTGAGGTGAGGAGTGAAGCGGGGCCGTGCTGAGGGCGGTGGCAGGCCAGGGATGAGACTGAAGCGTGACAGAAGATACTGACACGCCTGCGCTGCTCCAACAGGTGTCCAAAGTGCTGCTAGGAGCCCATGCGCTGCTGGCCAACGGCTCAGTCATGTCCCGGGTGGGGACATCCCAGATCGCGCTGGTCTCCAAGGCTTACAACGTGCCCGTGCTGGTGTGCTGCGAGACCTACAAGTTCTGCGAGCGGGTGCAGACAGACTCCTTTGTCTCCAACGAGCTGGGTATGGTTTCTGTCCCCTTCTTCCCGCCCGGgatctgctccctgctcctgctgctggccaggacAGGACTTGCTGAACCGTCCTGCCGGTCCTCTCCCTGAACCCTCGAGGGGGACCCCGGCCCGGGAGGGGCAGATgcggggggccgcgggcggcAGCGCGGTCCCTGCCGCCGATCCCGCAGCGTCTCCTCTCCCCGCAGATGACCCCGACGACCTGATCGTGCTCCGCAAGGGGCAGGCCCAGCTGGGCGGCTGGTCAGAGAACAAGTCCTTGCGCCTCCTCAACCTGGTCTACGACGTGACACCGCCCGACCTGGTGGATCTGGTCATCACAGACCTGGGCATGATCCCCTGCACCTCGGTGCCCGTCGTCCTGCGCGTCAAGAACGTGGATCAGCAGTAGGGGCGGCAGCACGGACCCTAATAAAGCAGGCCCCGTGTTAACGCTGCGTCTGACCTCTGTGGTGCGGCAGAAGCCGCGTCGCCCCGCGTCATCccgggctcggctcggctctgTCCTGGGGCATGCGGTCCTTCTgcccggctctgccctgcccctctcctcctcccgcGCCAGGCTGCGGCCGGGAAGGGCCTTCCCCGTCCCCTTTGTCCGATAAAAAGTTCGGATTTGTCACCCGGCGTGGGGTGCGCCGATCCACGCGCTAGGTCGAGATGCTGCTGCGAGTGCGAGACCCTCCGATTTCGGCGCGGGGAAGCAAGTGATCGCCTCAATATGAGTGGTGACACGAGCTTCGACTTTATTGCGCAGATACctttgtatttatacacacagcCACAATTATGCCTACCGGTCACTATCCTCTTGGCTAAGCCCAAAAGTGTTGCAAAAAACACTGTTTCTCCTACTTGCGGTTACAGCCCATAAGCtactcccttcccttcccgggCCTCAGACCCACCTGTTTCTCTCAAGGACAGACTGCTCCTTGGATATTTTCACAAGAACGCTTCTCCTCCGGCCTACTCCATGGCTATAAGCTCTGTATTTCCTTTGCCTTGCTTGTACAATTCCTCTAGGGACACGTGCCCTTGCTCTTTGAGCCATTCttcaacaattccccctttttctttttgcacgagtgtcatggtttaacccggccggcagctaaacaacacacagccattcgctcaccctcccccctccctctctgggatgggggagagaaatggaaagtgaatcctgtgagttgagataaagacagtttaataagacaggaaaataacatcaataacaataataacaataacaacagtaaaaataataatacaatgatgataatagtactactaataataatgtgtacaaacaagtgatgcacaatgcaattgctcaccacccgctgaccgatgcccagcctaaccccgagcagtctggccccctcccccggctagccacccctatatattgttcagcatgaccccagatgggatggaatacccctttggccagtttgggtcacctgtcctgggtctgtcccctcccagctcctgctgcacccccagcctgcctgctggcaggactgagcaagaagctgaaacgtccgtggcttggtgtaagcactgctctgcagcaattaaaacagcgcggtgttatcagcactcttctcatcctaagccaaaacatagcgtcctaccagctactaggaggaaaattcactctgttctaactgaaaccaggacaacaagCAAGGCCccatttgtcatttttgttaCCCCTTTCATAATACAACGATAAGCTATTTTGACAACAACGATTATCAGCAGTACAATAAGCAGCATTCTCAAACCCTCCTTAATAAGGGGTACAAGCCAAGGGGAAAGGTCACCAAACAGGGATTTCAACCAGGTAGCAAACGGGTTAACATTCCCTCGTATTCCATTCACGTGTTCTTTGAGCCAATCCAACCTTTTATGGATCAACTCACTGAGATCTGACAAATTAAAAGAGCACGTTCCTTCAAAGTCCTCGCAACAGCGTCCTTGGGCCAGCAGCAAAAAGTCAGTGGCTGCCCGATTCTGCAACACTGCGTGTCGGAGACTGTCCGTATCATCCACCATTGGAGAGGGGATGGCGGTAGTTGCGTTGAACCGTTTCACTGTCCAGCACGCCAACTTTTCTGTTTGAGTCAGCGCCCGCGCGGCTGCCAGCCCTGGTGTGAAGGAGGAGGCAAATATTCGCGCGGTGGCTGACCGTAACTCAACATCATCTTTACAGGCAGGTGTTAGACCGTGAGTGTCTCTTTTCGCTCTGCTGGACATCGTCTTGGAGATGCTCAGCCAGTCCTGGCGGCGAGGTGCAAATAATCCGTTGTATCGCTAGGGAGCCGTGCCCTCGCTCTTTGAGCCATTCCTCAGCAATGCTGCTTATTTCGGAACTGCACAAGCCCAGGTACCGGGTGCTTTCCCCCAGAGCTGGCACACCTGAGGATTTTCCGTGCCGCTCGTCGCACGATCCCTTATCGGTACCGTTACGTGTCCGCACCATCCCCTGGCCTCCGCTCGCCTCCATCAATAGCAGGCTGCTGCCACGACAGAGTCGCTCTGCGCGTCctcggagaggagaggaagggtcCCTCGTTGGGACGGGCTCTCCCAGCCTCGGGGTGCGAGTTTTGCTGTTGGAGCGGGACCGGCTCGCAGACAGTCGGCCTCAGAGTACTCCAGACCTTTGGTTTTCAGCCCCCCGTTCGCACGGTGTCGATCTGTGACGTACTCCAGGGAACAGCGGGACGCGTCCCCCAGGAACGTCCCCAGACCGCGCTTCCCGCTCAGCAGGGCCTCGGTCAATCGTCCTTGAGCCATCTCCAAGGCCTGGCTCATCCTGCCCTGTCCTCAAAGGACGAGCTCCATCTCCTTGGCGCAAAACCAGAGCTAACCGCACGCCGGTGTGGGCCCGTGCTCTTGGACCGGGGCAACGGGGCCGGGCCGCTCCCGGGCCGGGCTCCGCAAGCCCCAGCGCCAGGCTCCGGCGGGCCCGGGGAGCTCGGGcccgggggcggggccgcggggagcAGGGACCTGAGGGGCGGGGCCTGGAGGCGAGGCGGGCGTGTCCGTGCCGCCCGGAGGGGGCGTGTCCATGTAGCCCATGGGGGCGTGTCCATGTAGCCCATGGGGGCGTGTCCATGTAGCCCATGGGGGCGTGTCCATGCAGATCAGGCGCCGCGCCGCATGCCGGGACCGAGCCCACGCCACGCGGGGCCCCCCTGGAGACCCCCGTGGGCGCGGAGCGGGCTCGGAACGGGGCCGGAGctcggggcggggagggggcgtggggAGGGCCCGGGGTGGGCTTTGGGGGCTGGTGTCCGTGTGCTGGGGGTGCGTGCGCTGTGGTGGGGCCGGGTGGTCGGGGAGGTGGGGGCATACTTACCTGGCAGGGGAGACACCATGATCAGGCAGGTGGTTTTCCCAGGGCGAGGCTCATCCCCTGCACTCCGGGTGTGCTGACCCCTGCGATTTCCCCAAATGCGGGAAACTCGACTGCATAATTTGTGGTAGTGGGGGACTGCGTTCGCGCTCTCCCCTGGTTCCGAGGTTCAAAGGCACAGCCGGTGATCGCTGTAGCATCGttgacgatcgctgcatcgctcacgatcgctgcatcgctcacgatcgctgcatcgttcaCGAACGATCACTGCATCGTTGACgaacgatcgctgcatcgttgacgaacgatcgctgcatcgctcacgatcgctgcatcgttgacgatcgctgcatcgctcacgaacgatcgctgcatcgctcacgatcgctgcatcgttgacgatcgctgcatcgttgactgacgatcgctgcatcgttgactgacgatcgctgcatcgttgacgatcgctgcatcgctcacgatcgctgcatcgttgacgaacgatcgctgcatcgttgacgatcgctgcatcgctcacgaacgatcgctgcatcgttgacgatcgctgcatcgttcaCGAACGATCGCTGCACCGTTGActgacgatcgctgcatcgttcacgaacgatcgctgcatcgctcacgatcgctgcatcgttcacgaacgatcgctgcatcgctcacgatcgctgcatcgttgacgaacgatcgctgcatcgttgacgatcgctgcatcgctcacgatcgctgcatcgttgacgaacgatcgctgcatcgttgacgaTCGCTGCAGCGATCACCGGCTGTGTCTTTGAACCTCGGAACCAGGGGAGAGCGCGAACGCAGTCCCCCACTACCACAAATTATGCAGTCCAGTTTCCCCCACCTCCCCGACCACCCGGCCCCACCACAGCGCACGCACCCCCAGCACACGGACACCAGCCCCCAAAGCCCACCCCGGGCCCTccccacgccccctccccgccccgagCTCCGGCCCCGTTCCGAGCCCGCTCCGCGCCCACGGGGGTCTCCAGGGGGGCCCCGCGTGGCGTGGGCTCGGTCCCGGCATGCGGCGCGGCGCCTGATCTGCATGGACACGCCCCCCTGATCTGCATGGACACGCCCCCCTGATCTGCATGGACACGCCCCCTGATCTGCATGGACACGCCCCCATGGGCTACATGGACACGCCCCCCACGCTCACAGGCCACGCCCCTCCCCCGCTCTGGCCACAGCTGAGGCCCCGCCCCCGCAGCCTTCGCCCCGCCCACAGCCCCGCGCTCTCCtcggccccgcccctccccgcccggccccaGCTCGGTCCCGCGGTCCCggcccctgccccccccctcgcaccgggagggggctgaggggtcccgggggcagcgcggccgcaGCTCGAGCCCCCGCAGGATGCCCGCgagccccagagcagcagcagcacgcagcGAGACGCAGAGCGGGGGTTCTGCAGGGGCAGCAGTTTGTGCGGGGGAAATCCTCGCTAAGGGAGACAGGAGGAGCACTGCGAGGTCgggaaaaacacaaatcacGGGCGCTCTGCTCAcgagagaagaaggaaaaaaaaggaaaaggagaaattagcGGGTGGCCAAATCACATTGCACATGTAGGGTACAGGAGGGCATCGGGCGGGCGCTGAACTTGCAGGACTCAGCTGGTCAGGAAATGGGAGAAATCAGGTGCCGGGCAATGGGGGATATAAGGTTAGGATAAACTCCCACTGTGCGCTTCTGCTCGCAAGATGCCCACAGTGCAATCACAAATGAGACAGCTTTGCAGAAggtcctgtctgaagaaaattattgagatttttcCCACAGCAGTCCCAGTCACTCTCggcccctgtgctgtggggtcccacccatgggatgcagtccttgacgaactgatccggcgtgggcttcccacaggcagcagctcctcaagaactgctccagatatgggtccgtaccacggggtccatccctcaggagaaaactgctccaacctggctcccccacgggcagcagctcctgccaggtcacctgctcctgcgtggtctcctccatgggctgcagcgcggaaccctgctccaccgtggtactccatgggctgcagggggacatcctgcttcaccatgggcctcaccacaggccgcaggggacttctgctccggcgcctggagcacctctccccctccttctgcactgaccttggcgcctgcaaggcttttacagagaaatgactggctgagggggtggtgtctggaccagggatttgggtattttgatcttgggccGTCCTTTGAGAGGTTGGGTATGTGGGCTATGGACAGACACCAAGTGGGGCGCAAGcgtgttggggagcaagctctctgggctgattaccagggctttaaactaggtttgatgggggaagggaggggagctaaaggtgacagagaagggctgggggaagtcatcactgctgtcactgttgaagacagggaaaaacttctgagctctcccataggattgtctgagggctcctcagagaaggtggCGTTCCCGATCCCCCgtccagtatcttcttcttgcatccccccagcggtaactgcacctgctgcttccctaaagtgcctgtacaccaatgcacggagcatgggaaacaaacaggatgagctcgagATCTGTGTTCGGTCGCGGGGCCACGATCTCGGTACGATCACTGAGAGCTGGGGGAGAGTGAGGGgcaagtggagagcttgtgggtgagaattaaggggtgggctggtatgggagacacGGTGGTaggggtctactacaggtctccagatccGGAGGAGGAggtcgatgaggccttctaccagcagctgctagtagcctcaCGATCACGAgcgctggtcctcatgggggcCTTCAgttacccagacatctgctgggtaagtGACTCGGCCAGGCACGAGCAGTCCAAAGGGTTCCTACAATgtgttgaggacaattttctgatgcaggtggtggaggagccgacGAGGCAgagggtgctcctggacctcgttcttagcaacagggatggccttgttagcgatgtgaaggttgggggcagcttgggatgcagcaaccatgagatggtggagttctagatggaactaggcaaaggaagtaaggctaaaagcaggattgctaccctggacttccAAAGAATCAAATTCGACCTCTTCCTTCTTcgacctgcttgggagtatctcatgggctaggttgctagaaggcaagggtgcttgtgagagctgggctacatttaagcagcacttcttccatgctcagggtCGGTGCATCCCAAAGAATAGGAAATCgaggaaggggggcaggaagcccacgtggatgagcaaggagctcatcaataagatcaaaaggaagagaatggtctatgaaatgtggaaaaagggcctgtcctcttgggagaaGGATAggagtgttgtcagggcctgcagggatgcaatgaggaaggctaaagcccacctagagatgaggcttgcaaaagaagataaaggataataagaagggttttttcaagtatgtaaacagcaagaggaagaccagagataatgtgggtcccttgctgaatgaggggggtgtcctggtcacaggagatgctgagaaggcagaga
Proteins encoded in this region:
- the LOC137855065 gene encoding translation initiation factor eIF2B subunit delta-like translates to MQKGRAFRVIVVDSRPRLEGRETLRRLVRKGIHCTYVMINAISYVLPEVSKVLLGAHALLANGSVMSRVGTSQIALVSKAYNVPVLVCCETYKFCERVQTDSFVSNELDDPDDLIVLRKGQAQLGGWSENKSLRLLNLVYDVTPPDLVDLVITDLGMIPCTSVPVVLRVKNVDQQ